Sequence from the Cellulomonas fimi ATCC 484 genome:
GCGTGGTGGGGGCAGTACGCGTTCAACCTGGCCGGGCTCGTGCTCGTCGGGTGGGCCGTCGAGCGGCGCTGGGGCACGGGCTGGTGGCTCGCCGCGGGGCTCGGCGGCGGCCTGGTCGCGGGGACGGCGCTGACGCTGGTGGACCCGGCGACCGTCGAGTCCGGCACGTCGGACGTCGTCGGCGGGCTCGTCGGGTTCCTGCTGCTGCGTGCGTGGCGCGAGCACGCCGTCCCACCGGTCGTGCCGTTCGTCTACGCCGTCTTCTGGGTGCCGTACCTGCTGCTCGGCGGCCTCGGCGCGGGGTACGTCCTCGCGGGCCCGGCGGCGAGCGTGGTCGTCGCCGTCCTCGTCGGCGACGTGCGCCGGACCGGTGGCCGGCTCGCGCTCCCGGCCGCGGCGGGGCTGGCCGGCCTGACCGCCGTCACCCTCGTCCCGCTCGCCGACGGGCACGGCATCGGCCTCGCCGTGGGGCTCGTGGTCGGCCTGCTCGCGGGCGGCGCCCCGGACGCGTCGCCGCGTGCAGGGGTGGCGCCCGGACGGGGTCGCCGGAGAAAGTTCGTGAGGCGTGTCGAAGACGACGGGCGCCGTTCGACGGACGGGTGAGGAACCGCCACGGCAGCAGCGCCGGACGGTCCGGACGAGAAGGAGATCGCCATGAAGGTCCTGGTCATGATCGAGGGTGCCGGCGCCGACGAGGAGGCCATCGCGCCGACGACGGAGATGTTCGAGGCGATGGGCCGCTACAACGAGGAGCTGGTCCGCGCGGGCGTCATGCTCGGCGGCGAGGGTCTGCTGCCGAGCGCACGCGGCGCGCGCGTCGTCTTCGAGGGCGGCACGACGACGGTCGTCGACGGCCCGTTCGCGGAGGCCAAGGAGCTGATCGCGGGCTACTGGATCTGGGAGGTGTCCTCGCTGGAGGAGGCCGTGGAGTGGGCGAAGCGGTGCCCGGCCGACGCGGGTGGTCCGCGCGCGGTCCTGGAGATCCGGCCCATCGCGACGGTCGAGGACTTCGGCGACGCGTACACCCCGGAGGTCGCCGCGCAGGAGGCACGCCTGGCCGACGAGATCGCGAAGCAGCACGGCTGAGCCGGCGCGGGAGCGAGGCGACGGGCGCGACGACGATGACCGACCCCCGACGGACCGTCGAGGCCGTCTGGCGCATCGAGTCGGCGCAGCTCGTCGCCTCGCTCACGCGCCTGGTCCGCGACGTCGGGCTCGCGGAGGAGCTCGCGCAGGACGCGTTCGTGGCCGCGCTCGAGCAGTGGCCGCGCGACGGCGTGCCCGACCGGCCCGGCGCGTGGCTCCTGACGACCGCGCGTCGGCGGGCCGTCGACCTGATCCGGCGCGAGCAGAACCGGGACGTGAAGTACCAGCTCACCGCCGCGGGGGTGCAGGACGCCGCGCCCGCGGACTCCGTGGTCGACGACCCGGTGGGCGACGACCTGCTGTCGCTCGTGCTGCTCACGTGCCACCCCGTGCTGCCGCGCGAGTCCCGGGTGGCCCTGACGCTGCGCCTGTTCTGCGGGATGACGACGGACGAGATCGCGCGCGCGTTCCTCGTGCCGTCGGCGACCGTCGGGCAGCGCATCTCCCGGGCCAAGCGGACCCTGGCCGAGGCGCACGTGCCGTTCGAGGTGCCGCAGGCCGACGAGCTGCCGGGCCGCCTCGCCTCCGCCCTCGAGGTCGTCTA
This genomic interval carries:
- a CDS encoding YciI family protein; this translates as MKVLVMIEGAGADEEAIAPTTEMFEAMGRYNEELVRAGVMLGGEGLLPSARGARVVFEGGTTTVVDGPFAEAKELIAGYWIWEVSSLEEAVEWAKRCPADAGGPRAVLEIRPIATVEDFGDAYTPEVAAQEARLADEIAKQHG
- a CDS encoding rhomboid family intramembrane serine protease, with amino-acid sequence MAGGAVVAVLGVVGLLVPSVLDALERDPAAVAAGEWWRVPSSLLVQAWWGQYAFNLAGLVLVGWAVERRWGTGWWLAAGLGGGLVAGTALTLVDPATVESGTSDVVGGLVGFLLLRAWREHAVPPVVPFVYAVFWVPYLLLGGLGAGYVLAGPAASVVVAVLVGDVRRTGGRLALPAAAGLAGLTAVTLVPLADGHGIGLAVGLVVGLLAGGAPDASPRAGVAPGRGRRRKFVRRVEDDGRRSTDG